In the Methylomonas rhizoryzae genome, one interval contains:
- a CDS encoding 4a-hydroxytetrahydrobiopterin dehydratase translates to MANLIFINYRRDDSSPAARSLRENLIQAFGDEVFMDVDEIRVGDAWPAELGNALQSAKVLLVVIGPTWLKIADAYGRRRIDQTDDWVRTEIETSLAREIPVIPVLVGRATMPPREALPESIADLASQQYIELREAHWHRDLMPLIERLSGQPLSLKRVGEPVPVPQWRPGRLPDRLPRALSPAEIQEWLAAHSFWKIVTSPLPGEYPKTRTELTRAFKFATFYEALEFMRLAAPFIDQTNHHPRWENVFKTVTVWLTTWDIGHSPSKLDIELAEHLDEIWKKTGATIQPSANASV, encoded by the coding sequence ATGGCAAACTTGATATTTATCAATTACAGAAGAGACGACAGTTCGCCAGCCGCGCGCAGCCTCAGAGAAAACCTTATTCAGGCATTCGGCGACGAGGTGTTCATGGACGTCGACGAAATACGAGTCGGCGACGCTTGGCCGGCGGAGTTGGGCAATGCGCTGCAATCCGCTAAAGTGCTGCTGGTCGTCATCGGGCCCACTTGGCTCAAGATTGCCGACGCCTACGGGCGTAGGCGCATCGATCAAACCGACGATTGGGTGCGCACCGAAATCGAAACGTCTTTAGCGCGAGAAATTCCCGTCATTCCCGTGCTGGTGGGCAGGGCAACCATGCCTCCCAGGGAAGCCTTGCCGGAATCAATCGCGGATTTAGCCAGCCAGCAATACATCGAGCTACGCGAAGCCCATTGGCACCGAGATCTGATGCCGCTCATCGAGCGGCTTTCCGGACAACCGCTGTCGTTAAAACGAGTGGGCGAGCCGGTTCCGGTTCCGCAATGGCGCCCCGGCCGACTGCCGGATAGACTGCCGCGTGCACTATCGCCCGCCGAAATTCAGGAGTGGCTGGCGGCGCATTCTTTCTGGAAAATCGTTACCAGCCCGCTACCCGGCGAATACCCGAAAACGCGGACCGAGCTGACACGGGCATTCAAATTCGCGACGTTTTATGAAGCGCTGGAGTTTATGCGGTTGGCGGCACCGTTTATCGATCAAACCAATCATCATCCGCGCTGGGAAAACGTGTTCAAAACCGTGACGGTCTGGCTCACTACCTGGGATATCGGACATTCCCCTTCCAAACTCGACATCGAGCTGGCCGAGCATCTGGATGAGATTTGGAAGAAAACCGGAGCAACGATCCAGCCCAGCGCGAATGCGTCGGTTTAG
- a CDS encoding FUN14 domain-containing protein has translation MYENTHTEMPTDDIFSSTFLLGNLGAPFVLGMAVGYFAKKMLKLALFVGGGLVVSLFAAEYYGVITINGLALEQAADYAAGAAKASGNFLLDRLSHFVSRGVGGAAGFYVGFKLG, from the coding sequence ATGTACGAAAATACGCATACCGAAATGCCAACGGACGACATTTTTTCTTCCACTTTTTTGCTCGGTAATTTGGGAGCACCGTTTGTTTTGGGAATGGCTGTCGGCTATTTCGCCAAGAAGATGCTGAAGCTTGCCTTGTTCGTGGGCGGCGGCCTTGTCGTCTCCCTGTTTGCCGCCGAATACTACGGCGTAATCACCATAAACGGTTTGGCTTTGGAACAAGCCGCCGATTACGCTGCGGGGGCGGCCAAGGCATCCGGCAACTTCCTGCTGGACAGGCTTTCTCATTTCGTCAGTCGCGGTGTTGGTGGTGCGGCCGGATTTTACGTCGGCTTCAAATTGGGCTGA
- a CDS encoding M15 family metallopeptidase, translating to MRIEEMIKAIQKELGVDVDGKAGTETWGAIYERLVDKQIDGQKPSAAIAPVDSRSEKTIAGLLPEVRPIARALVQKAAASGITIKIISGLRTYAEQDGLYAQGRTAPGNIVTNARGGFSNHNFGIAFDIGVFEGNKYLPDSPKYKAVGVLGVELGLEWGGNWKTIVDQPHYQLRPAWAGTLTEKQMLSELRTRHNNGTPIYA from the coding sequence ATGCGCATCGAAGAAATGATCAAAGCGATACAAAAAGAATTGGGTGTCGACGTCGACGGCAAAGCCGGTACGGAAACCTGGGGCGCGATATACGAGCGGTTAGTGGACAAGCAGATAGACGGACAAAAACCCTCGGCCGCGATAGCACCGGTAGACAGCCGTAGCGAAAAGACCATAGCCGGCCTGCTGCCGGAGGTGCGGCCCATCGCTCGCGCCTTGGTCCAGAAGGCGGCAGCCTCCGGAATTACCATCAAGATCATCAGCGGCCTGCGCACTTACGCAGAGCAGGACGGCCTTTACGCTCAGGGCCGGACCGCACCCGGCAACATCGTTACCAACGCGCGCGGCGGATTTTCCAACCACAATTTCGGCATCGCCTTCGATATCGGCGTGTTCGAAGGCAATAAATATTTACCGGACTCGCCAAAGTACAAAGCCGTGGGCGTCTTGGGCGTGGAACTGGGACTTGAATGGGGCGGAAACTGGAAAACCATCGTCGACCAACCTCACTATCAATTACGCCCGGCATGGGCCGGCACGCTAACCGAAAAGCAAATGCTGAGCGAGTTGCGTACCCGGCATAATAACGGCACCCCGATCTATGCATGA